The Moorena producens PAL-8-15-08-1 genomic interval ATGAGTAGTAGTGTAGAAGGATGGAAATCAAACCGCCAGCTATCCCAAACAGTTTTGAAGCTCTGGAACTGCAGCCCCAATCAGTTAGCCCCGGACCTGGTACTGCAACTGCCAACTAGGGAATTGAACAACTGATTGGGGAGGTGGAACGGCTCAAAAGCCTGTTGAACAAAGACAGCCAGACTTCATCAAAACCGCCATCAAGCGATCTAATCAGAAGGTTCACAGAAAAAACAGTCGAAGGAATCAGATTCGCAGAAACGAAAACCCGGAGGAAAACCGGGACACAAAGGGAAAACCCGAAAAGGTATGGCGCGAGTAGACCGATATGTAGTAGTCGAACCTCAAAGTTGTCCGAGCTGTCAGGGAAATGACTGGGAAAGTAGGGATTGCTCAATCTCGTTGCTATGTGGTGGCTCAACTGGTAGAGCATCCAATCGAAATTGTAGAGTCTTGCGCTTATTGCATCATTTGCCCAATCCCAACGCTGGACGGATTCCCCCAGAAATGCTGCCCCAGCTCAAAGCCTTTGCCCCTCAATCGAACCTTGCTGTGGAAGCTGAAGCACAACTTTTCCATCGAAACCTAAACCGGGCTCAAACAACCCCATCTTTAGGCGATCGTCCTTTAGTGGTGCTAACAGCTGCAAAGCCCGTCACTGTGGATCAGTTACCCCGTGGCTTTACAGCAGATTATATGCAACAACAAATAGCCGTCTGGCAAGAACTCCAGGCTGAACTTGCTACTCTATCTTCGAGTAGTCGGCAGATTATTTCCGAGCAAAGCGGTCATCTGATGTATTTCGATCAGCCTTCGTTAATCATAGATGGCATTCATCATCTTTCTACCTCCTTGGAGACTCCCGTTATACCCGCAGGGTTAACGGTGAGAGGTTCATGAGGACAGAATCTAGTTTGTATAAGCATAACCATCCTTTCTGTGAATAAATCGACAATATTTGTGACTAATCCCTTGCACTAGTCCTGATTTCGTTGAGATATTGAAAGACCCTGATTTTCTGGTTGCGACCCGTCCTACATAAGTACCAATCTTCTTCCCCTTAGTCACCACGGCGCGGACAATATCTCCTGTCTGAAAGCCTTTGTGAAATTTAATTCTGGAGCAATGACGAATGGGGAACCCATACTTATTAGTCCTACAGAGCTGACGAGTGCCGTGTCCTTTGGCTGTTATTGCCAAAGGTAGGGTTACTTCAATAATCAGAGTTTCAACTTTTCCAACATTGGCCGCATCTAACCAATGAGTTTTAGGAAGATTTTGGCGGCACCTGTTGAATTTTGTTAATCCGCCGCTACCCACTTCAACAGGCAATCCTATTGATTTCAGTTCGTAGTACAACTTCCAGCGAGTTGAGTTAACAGAAGCCGCATCAGCCAGGGGGCGTAATGATTGACTCAGTATTCGTTTCAAGATACTAGGCTTCTTAGACAAAAAAAGCTCAATATCTTGATTGGATTTAGCCTGGTTACATGGATGACACGCAATAGTTAAATTAGAAACCCGATTGGAACCACCTTTAGATTTAGGCTTGATATGCTCGATTTCTAACTGAGTACCTGTTGCCCCACAATAAGCACACTTGCGATTCCATTTTTCAAGTAAATATTCCCGAAGTTCATAGCCGTAAAGTGTACCCTGTTGGTACTCGATACCAGATATTTCAGGATTTTGCAGCTTTTGAGTGTCGAACCTAACCAATTCTTGGGATATGCCGGTGATAGGACAGAATCGAATCAACTTTTTAACCCAAGTTAAAATATTTTGAACCCTAGACGTCAAACTAGGCGCTAACCAACCTTTCGGTCTAGTTCTGTTAAGAAATCTGGGCTTGCGGTATCGAGTTTTGCGATTACGTCTACTGCGCCTCAATTGTCTACGAGAACTCAAAGCTTCTCGTATTTGGAAACCTCTATGAGTAAGTTCGGCTCCCCAGATTAACCGTGTTCCTTGAACAATAGCTAGACCGCTTGTTTTTGCTCCAGGGTCTATTTTTAATTGGTGCTCGTGAGTTACTGGATCCTTTATCTCCTCCGTCAAGATTATGGTAAATGGGTAACGACGATAGACCAATGCTTTTCCTGTCGAAAGTAGAATCCTAGCTCTCGCAGGTTTACATGGATCTAAAGGTTGTCGATTTTTGTTGAGTACAAAGACACGCATAATTGTGTTTTCTCCTATTGCTAGGGTTAAGTTCGCTTCGCCAATGTTTTTTGAGTTTGTCTTGTTAACAGCACTGTCTTAACCCATTTATGACTGTTTAACTGTCAACCACAGAGCAGAAGACTAGCGACGCATCTAAAGGTGTGATAGCTCAAAAAACGTAGACTAAAAAGTCTGAGGCTGGTCACGTCGTGAGCTTATTCAAGCCCCCGTTATACCGCGTTAGCGGTTAACGGTGGGTTCGTGACGTGGTGGATGAGGTACGACGGCGCTAAGCCTCTTTCGGCTTTAACCCCATCACCTCTGCTACAGCAGCAGTTGTGGGCTCAATCCCTTCTGTCAATGGGTTGTTGCTGTGTTCAATTGCAGTATCTGGATCTTTGAGACCATTACCTGTCAGTACACAAACCACGGTTGCTCCTGTTGGTACCTGGTCTTTTA includes:
- the iscB gene encoding RNA-guided endonuclease IscB — encoded protein: MRVFVLNKNRQPLDPCKPARARILLSTGKALVYRRYPFTIILTEEIKDPVTHEHQLKIDPGAKTSGLAIVQGTRLIWGAELTHRGFQIREALSSRRQLRRSRRNRKTRYRKPRFLNRTRPKGWLAPSLTSRVQNILTWVKKLIRFCPITGISQELVRFDTQKLQNPEISGIEYQQGTLYGYELREYLLEKWNRKCAYCGATGTQLEIEHIKPKSKGGSNRVSNLTIACHPCNQAKSNQDIELFLSKKPSILKRILSQSLRPLADAASVNSTRWKLYYELKSIGLPVEVGSGGLTKFNRCRQNLPKTHWLDAANVGKVETLIIEVTLPLAITAKGHGTRQLCRTNKYGFPIRHCSRIKFHKGFQTGDIVRAVVTKGKKIGTYVGRVATRKSGSFNISTKSGLVQGISHKYCRFIHRKDGYAYTN